The Lycium barbarum isolate Lr01 chromosome 10, ASM1917538v2, whole genome shotgun sequence genome includes a region encoding these proteins:
- the LOC132614892 gene encoding cytochrome P450 71AU50-like yields MASLFLQFLALLAVIYILQELHKKIMKKKKKLPPGPIGLPIIGNLHMIGKNVHQDLHKIAKEYGPIMSMRFGLVPVIVASTPYAAEQFLKNHDLVCASRPNNRAAQLIAYNQRNLTFGKYGPYWRNMRKLCTLELVSTLKINSFQAMRKQEVATFVTFINRVASSGVGVDISAKLASLGANMACLMVFGKKYMDDEFDERGFKDVIQEAMVIAATPHIGEFFPFLEKFDLQRFDRRMKKLAKIFDDFLERVIDEHVQDSKEHKQTKDIVDTMMSIMQSGEAEFEFDRRHVKAILLDMLIASMDTSSTTIDWIFSELLRQPKVMKKLQNELELIVGKNRMVEESDLEKLEYLDMVIKEGFRLHPIAPLLIPHESIEDCTIDGFDIPKGSRILINTWAIGRDPEVWPEPQKFMPERFIGSNIDLRGRDFQLLPFGSGRRSCPGLQLGLTIVRLVLAQLVHCFDWELPHGMMPSDLDMTEKFGLVMARAQHLIAIPTYRLHV; encoded by the exons ATGGCTTCTCTATTCTTACAATTTCTTGCACTACTTGCAGTGATATATATTCTTCAAGAATTACACAAAAAAAtcatgaagaaaaagaaaaaacttcCTCCAGGCCCAATAGGGCTTCCAATTATAGGAAATCTCCATATGATTGGCAAAAATGTCCACCAAGATCTTCATAAAATAGCCAAAGAATATGGTCCCATAATGAGCATGAGATTTGGTCTAGTTCCTGTGATTGTAGCTTCAACTCCTTATGCTGCTGAACAGTTCTTGAAAAACCATGATCTTGTTTGTGCTAGTAGACCAAATAATAGAGCTGCTCAATTAATCGCGTACAATCAGAGAAATTTGACATTCGGAAAATATGGACCTTACTGGCGAAATATGCGAAAGTTGTGCACGTTAGAATTGGTTAGTACTCTCAAGATCAACTCATTTCAAGCCATGAGAAAACAAGAAGTTGCAACTTTTGTGACTTTTATCAATCGGGTAGCTTCTAGTGGCGTGGGAGTTGATATTAGTGCTAAACTTGCTTCATTAGGTGCTAACATGGCTTGTTTAATGGTATTTGGAAAAAAATACatggatgatgaatttgatgAAAGGGGTTTTAAGGATGTGATTCAAGAGGCTATGGTTATAGCAGCAACGCCACATATTGGCGagttttttccttttcttgagaAGTTTGATTTGCAGCGATTTGATCGTCGTATGAAGAAATTGGCAAAGATTTTTGATGATTTTTTAGAGAGAGTTATTGATGAGCATGTTCAAGATTCAAAAGAACATAAGCAAACAAAGGATATTGTTGATACTATGATGAGTATTATGCAATCTGGTGAAGCTGAATTTGAGTTCGATCGTCGTCATGTCAAAGCTATTTTGCTG GACATGCTAATAGCTTCAATGGACACCTCATCAACAACAATTGATTGGATTTTTTCTGAACTTCTAAGGCAGCCTAAAGTAATGAAAAAACTACAAAATGAGTTGGAACTAATAGTTGGCAAAAATAGAATGGTGGAAGAGTCTGATTTGGAAAAATTAGAGTACTTAGACATGGTCATCAAAGAAGGCTTTAGGCTTCACCCCATTGCACCACTATTGATTCCTCATGAATCCATTGAAGATTGTACAATTGATGGCTTTGATATACCTAAAGGTTCAAGAATTCTAATAAATACTTGGGCAATTGGAAGAGATCCAGAAGTTTGGCCGGAACCCCAGAAGTTCATGCCAGAAAGGTTTATTGGTAGCAATATCGATCTTCGTGGACGTGACTTTCAACTTTTACCCTTTGGCTCTGGAAGAAGAAGTTGTCCTGGATTACAATTAGGGCTCACGATCGTTCGCTTGGTGCTAGCACAATTGGTTCATTGTTTTGACTGGGAGCTACCACATGGTATGATGCCAAGTGATTTAGACATGACTGAGAAATTCGGTTTAGTTATGGCTAGAGCTCAACATCTAATAGCTATTCCTACTTATCGATTGCATGTATAG